From Paracoccus suum, the proteins below share one genomic window:
- the coxB gene encoding cytochrome c oxidase subunit II, producing the protein MMLMAMTRRMTAAGTGLAMLFAAGAVHAQEVLGDLPHIGKPVPKGMGFQPGVTSIAHDQIWLDHFVLLIITAVVIFVVALLLICIFRFNQRVNPIPARFSHNTPLEIAWTLVPVLILLVIGIFSLPILFRSQEMPSDPDVVIKAIGNQWYWSYEYPEDEVTFDSLMLAKEDLEANGYMPDEYLLAVDNAVVVPVGKKVLMQYTANDVIHSWAMPSFAIKQDAVPGRIAQAWFTVDREGVYFGQCSELCGINHAYMPIVVKAVSPEKYAAWMTEAKQQFASADAPRATVQTAAASAPETNPAPTGELRVAKAD; encoded by the coding sequence ATGATGTTGATGGCGATGACGCGCCGCATGACTGCGGCTGGAACAGGACTGGCGATGCTGTTTGCTGCCGGCGCGGTCCACGCGCAGGAGGTCCTCGGGGACCTGCCGCATATCGGCAAGCCGGTGCCCAAAGGCATGGGATTTCAGCCGGGCGTGACCTCGATCGCGCATGATCAGATCTGGCTGGACCATTTCGTCCTGCTGATCATTACCGCGGTGGTGATCTTTGTGGTCGCGCTGCTGCTGATCTGCATCTTCCGCTTCAACCAGCGGGTCAATCCGATCCCGGCGCGCTTTTCCCACAACACCCCGCTGGAGATCGCCTGGACCCTTGTTCCGGTGCTGATCCTGCTGGTGATCGGTATCTTCTCGCTGCCGATCCTGTTCCGCAGCCAGGAAATGCCGTCCGATCCGGACGTAGTCATCAAGGCCATCGGCAACCAGTGGTACTGGTCCTACGAATACCCGGAGGACGAGGTCACCTTTGATTCCCTGATGCTGGCGAAAGAGGACCTCGAAGCGAACGGCTACATGCCCGACGAATACCTGCTCGCCGTCGACAACGCCGTTGTCGTCCCGGTCGGCAAGAAGGTCCTGATGCAGTACACCGCCAACGACGTGATCCATTCCTGGGCCATGCCCTCGTTCGCGATCAAGCAGGACGCTGTCCCCGGCCGCATCGCGCAGGCTTGGTTTACCGTCGACCGCGAGGGCGTCTATTTCGGCCAGTGCAGCGAGCTGTGCGGCATCAACCACGCCTATATGCCGATTGTCGTGAAAGCCGTCTCGCCCGAGAAATATGCCGCCTGGATGACGGAAGCCAAGCAACAGTTCGCTTCGGCCGACGCGCCGCGGGCAACCGTGCAAACCGCAGCAGCTTCTGCCCCGGAAACCAACCCAGCGCCGACGGGTGAACTGCGCGTGGCGAAGGCAGACTGA